In one Alosa alosa isolate M-15738 ecotype Scorff River chromosome 14, AALO_Geno_1.1, whole genome shotgun sequence genomic region, the following are encoded:
- the tmem9b gene encoding transmembrane protein 9B, with the protein MYHTGIRVSSQVVPLLCFVFVVISTQTVDAKNSEDIRCKCICPPYKDIQGQIYNQNVSLKDCNCLHVVEPMPVEGKDVEAYCLRCECKYEERSSGTIKGTIIVYLSILGLLLLYMVYLTLLEPILKRRLFGHSQLIQNEDDVGDQQPFANAHDVLSRSRLRPNMLNKVEHAQQRWRRQVQEQRKSVFDRHVVLS; encoded by the exons ATGTATCATACTGGCATTAGAGTTTCCTCACAAGTAGTTCCGCTCTTATGTTTTGTCTTCGTGGTAATATCAACACAGACTGTCGACGCAAAG AATTCAGAAGACATTAGATGCAAGTGCATCTGTCCCCCTTACAAAGACATACAGGGGCAGATTTACAACCAAAATGTGTCCCTAAAGGACTG CAACTGTCTTCATGTTGTGGAACCGATGCCAGTGGAAGGAAAGGATGTGGAGGCTTACTGTCTGCGATGTGAATGCAAGTATGAAGAGAGAAGTTCTGGAACTATCAAA GGGACGATTATTGTGTACCTGTCCATCTTGGGCCTGCTGTTGTTATACATGGTTTACCTGACCCTCCTGGAGCCCATTTTGAAGAGGAGACTCTTTGGCCATTCTCAGCTGATACAGAATGAAGATGATGTTGGG GACCAGCAGCCGTTCGCTAACGCGCACGATGTGCTATCGCGCTCGCGCCTGCGTCCCAACATGCTGAATAAGGTGGAGCATGCTCAGCAGCGCTGGAGGAGGCAGGTGCAAGAGCAGCGCAAGTCTGTCTTCGACCGCCACGTCGTCCTCAGCTAA